Proteins encoded by one window of Apis cerana mitochondrion, complete genome:
- the ND5 gene encoding NADH dehydrogenase subunit 5, which yields MMKMFICGILLFKFSFLMMLFSLYYLYLNKFMIFEWNIFSFNSMKFNFLLLIDYKSLMFVFLVSMIFSMIIIYSISYMDLSDLKMNRFFYLMILFLISMYMLILSPNMLSIILGWDGLGLISYCLVIYYMKMKAFTSGMVTILLNRLGDIGLLMIMGLMTFYGSWNLMLYNMNEFLMIFLLLMAFTKSAQIPFSTWLPMAMMAPTPVSSLVHSSSTLVTAGIYLLIRYVDLLEFNFKCFIMLISSLTMLFAGLVANFELDMKKIVAYSTLSQLGFMMSMLSIGSTELVFLHLFIHAMFKSLMFMCVGSYMHYMNSNQDIRIYYGMYYIYPLKSMILIFSILSLCGFPFLVGYYSKDLIIEYFFINKMVYFSVVNLIVGTIFTVSYSFRMILVLTSKYLMMNVIYLKEDKIMAISMSMMMLLSLFYSKLIFNSMNFNLVSINMLLVYKLLVFKMMILGMIMGFNFYKFILFENKIGLFLMSFLFMNMIYKFIYKKVITMMFDYELYIEKSIVEMLSSKFTLLTLGIHSLKIPSLSISVFFTFSVYTIYLLVFMLSLK from the coding sequence TTATAATTTTTGAATGAAATATCTTTAGATTTAATTCAATAAAATTTAATTTTTTACTTTTAATTGATTATAAATCTTTAATGTTTGTTTTTTTAGTTAGAATAATTTTTTCAATAATTATTATTTACAGAATTAGATATATAGATTTAAGAGATTTAAAAATAAATCGATTTTTTTATTTAATAATTCTATTTTTAATTTCAATATATATATTAATTTTAAGACCAAATATATTATCAATTATTTTAGGATGAGATGGTTTAGGATTAATTTCTTATTGTTTAGTTATTTATTATATAAAAATAAAAGCTTTTACTTCAGGAATAGTTACTATTCTTTTAAATCGATTAGGTGATATTGGATTATTAATAATTATAGGTTTAATAACATTTTATGGAAGATGAAATTTAATATTATATAATATAAATGAATTTTTAATGATTTTTTTACTATTAATAGCTTTTACAAAAAGTGCACAAATTCCATTTTCAACATGATTACCAATAGCAATAATGGCTCCAACACCTGTTTCTTCATTAGTTCATTCTTCATCTACATTAGTTACAGCAGGAATTTATTTATTAATTCGATATGTTGATTTATTAGAATTTAATTTTAAATGTTTTATTATATTAATTTCAAGTTTAACTATATTATTTGCTGGTTTAGTAGCTAATTTTGAATTAGATATAAAAAAGATTGTAGCTTATTCAACTTTAAGTCAATTAGGATTTATAATAAGAATATTATCAATTGGTTCAACTGAGTTAGTTTTTTTACATTTATTTATTCATGCTATATTTAAATCATTAATATTTATATGTGTAGGAAGATATATGCATTATATAAATAGAAATCAAGATATTCGAATTTATTATGGTATATATTATATTTATCCTTTAAAAAGAATAATTTTAATTTTTTCAATTTTAAGATTATGTGGATTTCCATTTTTAGTTGGATATTATTCTAAAGATTTAATTATTGAATATTTTTTTATTAATAAAATAGTTTATTTTTCAGTAGTAAATTTAATTGTTGGAACTATTTTTACAGTTTCATATTCATTTCGAATAATTTTAGTTTTAACAAGAAAATATTTAATAATAAATGTTATTTATTTAAAAGAAGATAAAATTATAGCAATTTCTATATCAATAATAATATTATTAAGATTATTTTATAGTAAATTAATTTTTAATTCAATAAATTTTAATTTGGTAAGAATTAATATATTATTAGTTTATAAATTATTAGTATTTAAAATAATAATTTTAGGAATAATTATAGGATTTAATTTTTATAAATTTATTTTATTTGAAAATAAGATTGGTTTATTTTTAATATCATTTTTATTTATAAATATAATTTATAAATTTATTTATAAAAAAGTTATTACAATAATATTTGATTATGAGTTATATATTGAAAAGTCAATTGTTGAAATATTATCAAGTAAATTTACATTATTAACATTAGGAATTCATAGATTAAAGATTCCAAGATTAAGAATTAGTGTATTTTTTACTTTTAGAGTTTATACAATTTATTTATTAGTTTTTATATTAAGATTAAAATAA
- the ND3 gene encoding NADH dehydrogenase subunit 3: protein MKYIFMYFIVIILVSSILLMLNKAISMIKKKDYEKSSPFECGFNPITKANLPFSLPFFLITMMFLIFDVEIILFTPIILYMKSYSTMLSFMLISLFLILLILTLMFEWMNNYLNWMF from the coding sequence ATTAAATATATTTTCATATATTTTATTGTTATTATCTTAGTTTCTTCAATTCTTTTAATATTAAATAAAGCTATTTCAATAATTAAAAAAAAAGATTATGAAAAAAGATCACCATTTGAATGTGGTTTTAATCCAATTACTAAAGCTAATTTACCATTTTCATTACCTTTTTTCTTAATTACAATAATATTTTTAATTTTTGATGTTGAAATTATTTTATTTACACCAATTATTTTATATATAAAATCTTATAGAACAATACTCTCATTTATATTAATTTCCCTATTTCTTATTCTTTTAATTTTAACACTTATATTTGAATGAATAAATAATTATTTAAATTGAATATTTTAA